CAAATAATATGATATTCTAAAGAAGTGGAAAAATAAAATCAGCCACACTCAAAAAATGGCTCTTACactgtgattagttgactttcctttaaaaaactgagtaaacacTGCCTtaaaatgagtaagtaaatgaatTATGTCATAATTATAACAAAAAGTGAACTCAGTTCCAAGctgaaacaaaaatacattaaatgttttaagtaaaataaacttgtctcttttaaggcaatgggtttactcactttaagcaaaaaaacagaaatgtgcgcacatctagaaaatctcaaaggcaggtgctccatcaaaaacaaacatttatagaaaaagatccaaagaaattCAGCACCCTGCCTCTTCAGCTCTCAAAAAATCTTTAATGTCACAACGTTTCGAccgacatggtcttcatcaggtggTGAAGACCATGTCGGTGGAAATGTTGTgacattaaagattttttaagagctaaagtggcagtgtggcgattttctttggatcttttaCTCACTTTAAGACAGTGCTTCTTACAATGCATGTTGTTTTGGTACAATTGtttttatgttcgatccacttaaatttgtaagattattaaattaacttaatcgatttgtgttgggaccatCAATCGAAtcgaattgtgtggaagccagcatttcaaatactatggaggtcaacactgtaaaaaatgctgggttccacacaatttattcatgttgtccaaacacaaatcgattaagttaacttaataattttacaaatttaagtggattgaacataaaactattaagtagTCCTCAAAAAAACCTCcgggattgtgttgtttcagctcattttaaatgaacaagcagcaaaaaatatgAATGGCGGCtgcttttcaacattcttcaaaatatctcctttagtgttcaacagaagaaaataaatcatacaggtttggaggatcagtaaatgacagaaatgtaatttttttgggcTGAACCATCCCTTTCAAGAGGAAGACgctaaaaggaaaacaaaatgcTGTTAAAAGTCTAAAACGAGAGGAAATGATGAACGAGAATGAAAGGAGTGCAGAAACAGCACCAGCACATGAAACGAGATGCCGACTTAATGAGGTCACGTGTGTATGGCTCTACTATTAAAACAGTACGATTTAAAGCCTTTTCATTTAAAGCAGAATGTCTGCAAGACGAGTGCATGAATGTTCACTTCTCTCCTGTCCTTATAGGAGACTTCGGaagatgtatttaaatataacactTATACATAGATAACTGTCCATCATATAAATAACATATAACAAACATCTGCACTTTGATCTATGCGTTATAGGGAAAACCGCTGCTGAACTGTACATTCCCGAACAAAAATACTTTGTCTATTAACACTAAATAAGCACGCTAGTCACAGTTTTAAAGTATAGTAAGAACCGAAACTAGAGGGACACAGAAATGTCAGATGTTTATGAGGAAGGCACAGAAAAATCTGGGTTTGCCAAATGGTCCTTTGATGAGAATATTTCTTAGTGTAGGCGTTTAGAATTGCTGGTTGCAATGCTGGAATAGAGCATGAATGAATCCTCACACTACAAGCAGAAGAGAAAGTTATAGAAATGTGTGCTTGCACAGAGACGGGAGGTTCTACTTTAGTATACACAGTATATACAGCAGTCCAACTCAGTGAACATGAGCTTATATAGAAGCCCATGGAGCACTGAAGTGTGCTTCTGTTTGTCATTCAACACCACAAAGGGTCACGGAGACTACGAAAATAATGGAACCTCCCATAATCTGAAAGTGCTTATAATTTATGGTAACAGTACAGAGATCAGTGTGATTTCACTTCAGCAAAGCAAACTAAAGGATTGTGTCTGTGAAAACTGGAGCTGAGGCACCCAAATGACGCTTAACACCGCAGATAAGAAGGTAAAAGTGGGACAACATGATTTTTGAGATAAGAAAAGTCTTGAAGCTTGTTTTAGATATGAATTGAAAGCTTGATCTGCTCATCTAGGCTCAGTGATATCATTAATTATCAAGTTTGAAACCACACTGTGGCTCTAATGGTTATTTTTGAGGTGGTGACCCTCACAGTATGGATTAGGAGAATATTGCACATTGGTCGGTTCAGATTAGTGAGTCAGTGTCGTcctagttttttttgttttgttttttgcttaggCAAAGCGCCCACTGGAGACGAAGCTGCGACTGAAGGAGAAGCTGACTTCAGAGCTTTTGTGTTTGCCCCAGGCACCGAACGGCACCACGATGATAGTGCTGTTGTCTTCAGATCCATACTGAAgagcctgagagagagagagagagagagagagagagagagagagagagagagagagagagagagagagagagagagagaaagagagagagagagagagagagagagagagagagagagaaaaagagagagagagagggagagatatGAATCTTGTTTAAATCTGCATTCACAACACAGATGAGATTCAGAGTAGACGTATGGATggtataaaataatgtaaacgcACATCACAGCAAAGTGTGCAGAAATGTGTGATATATGTTTAAtacttaattataataattccttacattcatatataatttttttctggaCAGTCAAAgaactttacacatttttggagggaatctcttcatccaccacctgtgtgcagcatccacctggatgactcgacggcagccatattacaccagaccacacaccagctgattgatggagaggagacGTTACactgtgatgaagccaattatgatatggggatggttaggaggccttaatggacagaggccagtgggcaaatttggccaggatgccagggttaataccctactctttttcgaaggacattctgggatttttaatgaccacagagaatcaggacctcggtttaacgtctcatccaaaagatggcgctcactgagcaatattgagtccccatcaatatactgggatGTTAAGACTAGAGCTGAAGATCTTGGCCCGATCTCGAAGGGACCCGATGGGTTCAggcttaatttctatcattttagacAGGGTCGGGCTGGGCTTGTGATGCATTTCGATCAGCGTGAGGATGTAATGAAAacccatccctgcaaaggtgaaacaaatgatggcAGAGAAGTCAAAAAGACCGAATTTTGTGTGTTGGaaaatgtacagcaagctgacagggaaaatgacgaggtcactcgctacattaaaaccgctgtcatggaaaatgaaatggatTGAGATTTTCTTGgttggtggaagatgaacaaacaatcctactcaaaacttgcaaaattagccGGATCAGTTGTACTAGCTACTGTATGCATCACGGCCAGCAGCAGCAGCGAAAGGGTGTTCAGTGCTTCTGGACGCACCATCAGTGAGCGGAGCACTGCGCTAAATCCATCTAAAGCCatggattcaataatgttcctccacaaaaacacgtaGCCTAACCTTGATGAGTAAAGcattttcaaattataactaaattttatattaaatcaaaaatGCATAATGCAGTcagagtatataggctaatgttggcattattcttATAATATTCAGCTTCACTGTTGCCAGACTGTAAAGAGAAATGATGAAACAAATCccgcagagcctttatcttagtttctttattgccaaatacccatcataatttagaatttattttaatttaatttgttaggaaagacttatttttattggtgtgctGGCCAATTTATAGGCTAAGTGTTTGCACCTAGGCCTGTTTAGAGTGCTGTGATGTtacgatgttacagaggacttattttatttctttgttccaacttctaAGTGGCCTATACGTTTGGTTAAAACATTCTCAttcttgaaaaaaggcaaaagagctgtgtgcatgtgcacatttgaataatgtcgggcTGTAAACAGGTTcgggcttttaaaaagctgtcaatccAAATGTACTTGCCGGGCTCGGGCCGAATACTGTTgggcctaacttttatggcccgattacagctctagttaggacccacacagactacaggttgagcgccccctactggtctcactaacaccacttcgggcagcaacctagctttcccatgtggtttctcatccaggtactgagcaggtgcagccctgcttagcttcagttggcgaccatgtgagagttgaagAAAGCTAGCTGTCAACTACTTGTTTGAAACAATTTGTTGGCCAAAAAAATTgacaacattgggttaaaaatgcAACTCACacaatattattttgttaaagtgtgtgtataaaaacaatataataccTCCGATAACACtcaaaagctttttttaaagtgtgaaATTACTTGATTATGATCTATCATCTAAAAAAAGCCCTACAGTGGTATGTTTGCTTTCATACCTCTATTTTTAGGGTCATTCAATCTATTTATGCTTTAACATGTTTTTTGCTTTAAAGTCAGTGATATagaaattaatatttaacaaatgaATCATTCTTCATTTCACTAAATTATTGACACAGATCTTTGATACAAACCAAAAGACAAAATGTGTCATCTTAAAATTATTGAACATCTTCTGATTTATGCCATAAAGAGTCGAGGGAAATAACTAGGAGGTTGGATTATTTTGACTCACCTGTTCAGATATGCGTTGTGCGGCCTCTTTGGGGTCGTGACATTGATTGATGACATCACAGATCTCCTGACTGTTCATGATGAAGTTGATCCCATCAGTGGTGAGGGCCAGGAAGGAATCATGGACGTGATGCAACTGAGAACACAGGCACACTTAAATCAACACTACTTGACTTgaaaaataattcagttaattaTTTGATAAATGTATACTTATTATTAAGAAATTCAAGCAGTACagtaaagagagagagggagagggttTGTCATATCAGCTTCCCTTGCAATTTAAATGGCAAAAACAGgtcaaatttattacattttacaaacattttataagTAACACTTCTCTATAATTAAAAAAGGTTTATAACAAAAAAAGACATCAACAGCAAcgaattatacatatatatatatcgaaattacataaaaaaaaatctgaaactctTTTTAAAgactattaaaagaaaaaaaaacctttttgaaGTGAATCCATATAAAAATAATTCCTTTAAAGTCTCTTCAGATAAAAATCCTTGTCTGATCTGATAACATAAAAAATTGGGCATTGCAAAAATATTAGTCGTGTGATGAGATCTCACGACTCTAAATCGTGATGAGAATTCTCGTCGAGGTGAAAATTcttgtctcgtgagttgtgatgttatgaggGAGCGTGACGGGTGAGTGTGACGTAGCCGCTTTTTTCACCGGAGTTCAAAAGTTGCTGCATCCAAAAGCAAAGGCTGCAACAACTGCCTCCACACAAATTAACCATGCGATGGAATAGTGCAATAGATATGctttattatgcattattgaagtactgtacagacatgtaaaatccgtaatcaaactattactgtcgtaaAGGACGCTTAGCCGCATTAAGCTatgcacacacagctgtttgacactattctctgcactattcagtcagtaaagcaccacagacacacacatctcctccgggtgcgtgcacacacacagtgaaccCTTGAAGACACATACACCAGTCATCAGTCATCATTTATACCGTTTGGAAATTTTTTTCATTCGGCGTGTGATATCAGATTCCATTAAAACAGCTCTCAGAGTTTgtccagtcagtagagtttatagcaaaatatttagcagtgtctGCATGTACTTCATAGCATAATTCATTCAATTGTTTtgcatttagtcttttttttcttcagttcatATATTTTCCATTCGTATATTTAAATAGTATAAAAATCTCATCTCGTTCTTGTAAACCCAACCTCATGTCTCGTCTCGTAGAGTAAGCACCTTGTCACACCcctaattaattaatacatacatacatacatacattcatacagttgaagtcagaattattagcccgcattttaattttttttcttatttaaatatttcccaaatgatgtttaacagagcaagtaaattttcacagtatgtttgataatattttttcttctggagaaaatcttatttgttttatttcggctagaataaaagcagtttttaattttttaaaagctattttaaggtcaaggcttatggaggctaataattcaggggagctaataattcaatatatatatatcctaatattttacttttcaaatatttatatattttttgtaaattttcatttttatctttatcAAGGTAAAGGTGCGTAAATTCTGAATAACTTAAAGAGAAATAATAAAGGAAAGCTCTTACTGAAATTCTCTTAGTCTCTGGTTCTGCGATGACACCTGTCGTTTTGAGGTCGAAATCCCCAATGCTGCGGGTCATGGCCAGTCTGCCATTGACGTGAGGTTGACCCAAACTATTCCACGTAATGAACCCTCCGCTCCTGCGTATCCTTCAGAAACAAACATACAGAGCAGTGAGTGTATTCTACAATGCATGTTGTATACTCTAAACTCACAAatgtttttgtcacatccataatgcatgtttattttcctcatttaaaatataaaacatttttacaaattgttatttttctgatcccataactctgcgattagttgttttggaaaaaataagcagatttttttatataatattaacagATGttaactttctctgtgaatttgtttcgagtttttactgcaaacgtcacatccataacgctggaattgctcacctCTCTTTTTCATCCTTCCTCTCAGGCGTGTGATCCACGGTGAGTTTGACGGCCTTGCCTTTGCGGCACATCATGGCACGACTGTCCCCAACACTGCCCACCACCAGCTCGATCCCGTCCCTCAGCAGAGCCACCGTGGCTGTAGTTCCTGCACTCAACACAGAGGCTGAAACACACCAGAGAGTGAGGCAGAATGGTTACTTTATAGCATTTTAAAGCTCAAAGATACAGAATAACACGCgtttagcaactgcttagcataATACTCAAAATCGCACAGAAACTAAACTGCTActaaacatatttgaacattaTTGTAGCGTAATAACATACAtaataatgtgcatttttatatgtatgcatgtatgacaAAACAAAAAGAGGGAGTTTCGCATTGAGATGATGAACTGGAGTGCTCAGGCAAGCAGATAGCATTGCTTTTTTAACTTGCTAACACTTTAAATGAGTAAACATCACTGATTAAATAAGCATTATACACATCATCAAATCAATTAACGTTTTATCAAATGCATCTTCACAGTTCTCCcatagtaaatacattatctGTACAACATCAAATAAGACTAGCATTATCAATACACATAAATGAAGCTCTGAACACAGCAACTAACAATCATTTTCCAGCAACCAACACATGTGAAGAAGGCAGAGCACAGTAAAGTAGAGAGACTGAGagtaaaacagaaagaaaaagagagagaaaggtcaGGAACCTTCCAGAAGTCCACGCAAAGGACCCGCTGGAGCAATCTAGCCCTCCGGCCTCCATAAAGGTACCGCAGAGCTGCAGCTCTTATAGGGGGTAAGCTGGGTCCACGGCTGTTTAGAtataacacgcacacacacagggcaaGATTGGACATGTCACGCAGCAGGCCGCACTAGTGGGCCGCACTCTACATGAATAAGATGGACCTGGAATAATTGTACGTATTCTAACACAACAGCAATTAAtagacatttgtaaaaaaaataaaataaataaaaaaacactgacaaaaaCAATTTTATGTGCGCTAATGTATACTAGGGGTGGGAATTCaatgtataatatttaattttatttcagcttaagGAGTGGTGATGTCATTTCcactaaattattatttgaaaattattttaagtCTTTTCAAAATCAAGGTGGCTTGAATGTAAGATAAGTGAAAGAgaataaatgattataataaattaattgttcAAGGGTGTGTTagcaggtttatttatatagttagcTTAGGTTTAGGTTAGGTTTTAGTTATCTTAAGGGGGTTCTGAATAAGTGTGAGCAATGCTATCTGAATCTTTGTGGTTCCAGATTAACTGTAGTGGTTCAGTTGAAATATTAATGCAACAAGACCAAAAATatctaaatgagaaaaaaatagcACAGGACACAACAAGATGCGACCAAAAAAGGGCAGAAAATCTTTTCAATTTTAGGTTTGGTGTTAAAAATTAGCCACAATGCTAAGTGAAGTAAAAATGTGAACTTTAGAACTCAAGTTAGACCAAATACTGCACAGAACAAGctttaataattaaagtaaaagttAGCAATTGATTAATAATCAGGGGTGGGTTTCCAAATACCATTGTTAGCtcactaaggtcgcaagttccgtggTTACaaacagtttgttgatttggtgtttcccaaatccgttgatcaaatgaacattcgcaaacctGTTCATTTTCATCTACACCTCTAGAGATGTAGTTAgtagcatagttcctggctgtgttctattcccagttatcccccctatgccctattcattttgaACACTCCAACATCCactttgaatgaatatttttaaaaaagctttaagAATAATGTAATTCACTtcagtttttttcagttttagctAACTACAGACTGACAATTGcactcccttcgtagtgcactccGAAATCATATTGAATGCAGCCATGGCTCATACCAAAAGCCTTACAAACAGaaatctccaaagcttgtgaaaacaaaaaatataggaTTCGCAAatgcttttaattaatattagtattattattattaatattattattttaatgtatatgtaCTGTAGATGAAATATAGACTACAACATTTCTGCAGGGGGTTGAGTGTGTCAAAGTTGTaaaagtagataaaaaaaaattattctaaaaaaaGTAGCCTACTtcataataaaaatgctaataacaatatttttttaatctaaatgtaatatatGACGACAAATAAATGAAAGTAGTAATTATAAGAGATTATAAGACATGAAAAAGATTAGcctacgtgttagcttttgtaaatggttttatattttagaaCAGAATATTGAATATTCTCCATAAATTTGTAAACGAAATTTAGACCCATGTGTCTTtacattaatatggaaaatgaatgcatgtttttatcaaaactaatattgtatttaaaagaCGTGTTCATGTAAACtatttatacaaaacaaaacaaaaaaatcataagtTAATGCagattttctctaaagaagttgttactccgccCCTTTaagcatcattatggacgttttacgttataactgaCATAGTTCAAACGACGGATCTGCGACAGAGcaactacagttttgggaaaccCTTGTCACTGCAAAGTTCATATCCCAAATGGTGCATCGTACTATAATAGTTcaagttacgtcattgtttgggaaacgcatccCATCTGATTTATAACATCAACTGCagagcaaaaaaatgtaaaattgatttttatttgttttacatttacaatttttaacctttaaaaacAAAGATACATTCTGGTATTTTGTTTCTTCTTAAAGATGTTGTAAGCCAAAAGCTTGAGCTTGTCATATTCACCTATTAAATTTATCTCAAGGCTCCACTGTATGTTCGTTTGAACACTGCATTGTAGAAACACAcctttttgttatttatattttccaaTGAACACATGGCCAAGCCTCAAATTTAAGCACCTGCAAAATTTGGCCTGTTTCTGCATGCACATTTTCAGtaacataataattattaactcattttaaaaaaatgcatgtaggattttttttttatccacccCTAGTACAAACAAGCATATAAGTGTTATCTTCATGTTGGATGGACACATTTTACAGAGCCAAAGAGAAGTCTGTTCGCCTTCACAAGATTATACACATCACAATTGCTCTGTAATtggaattaaaatgtattttattaaaaaaaaataataataaataaataaagatttagtCTACAAAGTCCTATTCTGCTCACAAACTTCCATTTGGCTCTGTTACATGTACACCAGAAGCATCAATGCAATAATTATGAATTAAGACTCTAAAACAACAGCTGAGTATACTGTTCACATAACATGCATGTGTGTCAAAAACGACATGAGTGAAATAAGACCTACCATCTGCACTGAAGTGAAGATGCCTTGCTAATGCTTTGTCCACCTCAAGAAAAGCTTTGGTTAAAACTAACTCCAAGTTAGTTTCCTCCATTGCAATGTCTCTGAAATCCACAAATGCAACATAATCAGTTAGTTCTTCCAAGACACAACATGACCTCAATCAGAAGCGCATAATGGTTTAAACAGATCTAGAAGTGCTTATCACTTTAGGGATTTCCAAGAACTCCTCTTgtgtcagtaaacacacacagctCTCAAGACAGAGCTCCATGTGAGCTTTTGCTATAGCCAGAACATATTGCATTGATTGGGGTtatacacaatatattgtttgagcattgaCCTCACAGGATTTGCAGTGTTATGAATTATGTATGTAAAGTTTAAGCataataataaagtgaaatttaatcatttgcatgtgtttttttaggTCTATATCTGTGTACGCATTTTAAGCAAGTTGAAAGTATTTATGCATAAGAAATTAGGACATTTGTAGCTTAATAAATTAATTGGATTGAATTATCTGTATGATGAATACTATCGGTTGTTTGCAATCACGTCTGGTGACacgtgaaattcagatggagggcaggaaataaaaaaactgaatggtaGACACGAGGAAGTCCgcatttttgcgatttatactatatttcaaaggagatacaaatagaaaataaccgcatgtgttgggcatgatccttatatcatgaagagggctgagTTTTCTACTAAATTAATATACATTAGCCTGTCACTGAGGCGGTAGATACTATAAGCTATCACATGAAAAAACACTAtaatgtttggaagcatactatagataattacttgaattaaactgtcgtagtaattatattgttgctatgatacaacacaactgtagtaataaacaactTTTCCAATAGGTGTCAGTTTTCTATACTATAATCACAATGCACCATTTATTAGTTTACTttgctacagtattctgtagtatTCATTAACAGATAGTTGTGCAcattatacacgttactatgtggttcaaaaacatgtttattataaataactatagttttttccccatgcggatatcttccagacatcataaaaataacagatgaaagcgtACAAAAGCATGGATGCATAGTctccattattatttatttatggaagGGGTGAAAATCACCCACAATAATGACGGTTTAGTTGtcacaagggttgcatttctttttttgttgttgttctgttgttgaacttaccatcaacaaacattaaaCACTGCTGTGCATCTCGATGTTAACATATGGTTGTTTATTCCACCGAAAcaccagtaaagacttggattattgctaAACGagatggagatttcattgcagcgattacatggcatgGTACGTTATTTACTGGATTTTGTACAAGTTGtgttggtgtttgtatctgatttttatataacacattaagaTATTActtagctaggcctgtatataatcttcattagtgctgtcaaacgaattatcgcAATCAaaaatgtgatgtgatgtgatgtggaGGTGATGTTAAACCGTTCAGCACAAGGAGACTCTTGCTCTAAAATGAACAATAGGCCatgtttaaagtaaataaaaaaatacattgattttattttatcttactgATTACACAactcaaaataatgaaaaatatgagTTTAACTCTGATGAATTTGATAAAAGTGGTTAGAAAATCAGGAGGTAAagattctgaaataaaaataccTTATAAATCATcgttttacaaaatataattaatttgctgttaatttaatttaaaatattattagaaactaagatacactttaaaaaactaattataaaattataaataaacttattttttactaatatatttttaaatatattttttccttcctaatctgtaactgcctctctggctataccactaactgtactctctctcaaaaacaaaaaaaaaataaaaaataaaaaatttctaatgcttttgcttcttagactttacacacctgaaacttgtctatagcacttgttcactgctgctcttatagttgtgtaaattgcttccttgtcctcatttgtaagtcgctttggataaaagcgtctgctaaatgactaaatgtaaatgtaaatgtaaaaaaaagacatgAATGCACTGAAAAATTGTTAATTGTCGCTATTTCCtccgtttttcagccagtttcttgaactttcccccctttgtgagcaaaaacttttggaagtctgtTCGGCATTTATCATTTTAGCCAGTTTAAACAATTACAAACAAATACGacagaaacattttaatgttctgatagcgattaccatgtacactgaaaaaattattcagagatgattccttggatttactcaatttttttacattaagtggttgtaaacaatttatttgggctgaatttaaacaaacaaattaagttgaaaattgctcaatttaatttgtttgtttaaattcaacacaaataaa
This genomic stretch from Danio aesculapii chromosome 1, fDanAes4.1, whole genome shotgun sequence harbors:
- the ppm1kb gene encoding protein phosphatase 1K, mitochondrial; translated protein: MSVALLVRYATLSGSRVCCRAAFNLTNAHQEDPRRALHTPSSPRCSNSRFDPDSSGHPTTWDSFGIWDNRIDEPILLPSSIRYGKLIPKVNLSRVGSASQIGQRKENEDRYQMSQMTDNIIYFAVFDGHGGAEAADFCHKNMEKHIKDIAMEETNLELVLTKAFLEVDKALARHLHFSADASVLSAGTTATVALLRDGIELVVGSVGDSRAMMCRKGKAVKLTVDHTPERKDEKERIRRSGGFITWNSLGQPHVNGRLAMTRSIGDFDLKTTGVIAEPETKRISLHHVHDSFLALTTDGINFIMNSQEICDVINQCHDPKEAAQRISEQALQYGSEDNSTIIVVPFGAWGKHKSSEVSFSFSRSFVSSGRFA